In Syntrophorhabdaceae bacterium, the following proteins share a genomic window:
- a CDS encoding NUDIX hydrolase yields MKTPFVTVDIIIRYHGGIVMIERKNPPPGWAIPGGFVDIGESLEDAAVREAKEETSLDVTLVEQFHAYSKPDRDPRFHTVSVVFIGDGKGTLAGRDDARKAEIFAEGSLPDTIAFDHREIIADYFRYIKTGKRP; encoded by the coding sequence TTGAAGACACCCTTTGTTACCGTTGACATCATCATCCGCTACCATGGCGGGATCGTGATGATCGAGCGGAAGAATCCTCCTCCAGGATGGGCAATCCCGGGAGGTTTTGTAGACATCGGCGAGTCTCTCGAAGATGCCGCAGTCCGTGAGGCAAAAGAAGAGACCTCCCTCGACGTGACGCTTGTCGAACAGTTCCATGCATATTCAAAGCCGGACAGGGACCCGCGTTTTCACACGGTATCTGTGGTTTTTATCGGAGACGGGAAGGGGACGCTCGCGGGCAGGGACGATGCGAGGAAGGCAGAGATCTTTGCTGAAGGTTCACTGCCTGATACAATTGCTTTTGACCATCGCGAGATCATTGCCGATTATTTTCGCTATATCAAAACCGGCAAAAGACCTTGA
- a CDS encoding four helix bundle protein, whose translation MNKIKSFKDLRVWQKGIEIVIDAYALTKKFPKEELYSLTTQIKRSAVSIPSNIAEGFKRFHIKENKQFLYIALASLAELETQFIIAKELSFTSEAELANISEKIEHASKMLSSLLKRLS comes from the coding sequence ATGAATAAAATTAAAAGTTTTAAAGATTTGAGGGTGTGGCAGAAAGGGATAGAGATCGTTATCGATGCTTATGCACTGACGAAAAAATTTCCTAAAGAAGAATTATATAGTTTAACAACACAGATAAAGCGATCAGCGGTCTCAATACCGTCTAATATCGCGGAAGGTTTTAAAAGATTTCACATTAAAGAAAATAAACAGTTCCTTTATATCGCGCTGGCATCACTTGCGGAGCTTGAAACACAGTTCATCATCGCAAAAGAGCTTAGTTTTACCAGTGAAGCTGAGCTTGCAAATATCTCCGAAAAAATAGAACATGCATCGAAAATGCTATCTTCATTGCTAAAGAGACTAAGCTAA